From a region of the Helianthus annuus cultivar XRQ/B chromosome 5, HanXRQr2.0-SUNRISE, whole genome shotgun sequence genome:
- the LOC110942425 gene encoding E3 ubiquitin-protein ligase UPL2 isoform X2: MAATLRSNLPSRLRHLLSADGGGGLVTPNFTLHSDTPLNVKTFIDTVIQCPLQDIAIPLSAFRWEYNKGIFHHWRPLFLHFDTYFKTYLSTRKDLSLADDIVEEEDDTPFPKQSVLQILRVMQIILENCQNKSSFTGLEHLKLLLASTDPEVLIATLETLSSLVRINSSKLHATGKLVGCGSINSCLLSLAQGWGSKEEGLGLYSCVVSNEKTPDDSLSLSPSTDSDKSQNRMRSTLYFELHGTHTQDVGPSASVIHIPDLHTWKEDDLFIMKQLVEKYNVGPEHRFLLLTRIRYAHAFRSPRISRLYSKICLLAFNVLVQSGDSHDELVSFFANEPEYTNELIRLVKSEETISPTIRMLAIHALGSQVAAYSSSHERARILSTGGSRVIFINVLQKEISSLNKSTDPPSIAFIEALLQFHLLQVITTSSPGNIIRGSGMVSTFLPLLDDTEPTHMNLVCLAVKTLQKLMDYSNSAVTLLQDLGGVDLLTNRLHIEVVRMIDSMRIGESSDTIDDHIHSQHRLIRVLLKALSSATYASASTTRSQNPHDISLPATLSMIFKNMDTFGGDIYSSAVQVMCEMIHKDPTCYASLDEIGLPNAFLLSVTAGVLPSSKSLACVPNGLGAICLNTKGLEVVKEKSSLRFLVDIFTDEKYVLPMNDAIVPLANAVEELLRHVSSLRVTGVDLIIEIINKIASIEDRKGAEQSGKVDVSNVTDMDTEEKEKSTMEGDSNEPFIQSCIFHVMVLVHRTMENAETCRLFVEKNGIDALLKLLLRPSITQSSKGMSIALHSTMVFKSFTQHHSAALASAFCSSLRQHLKSTLTGFDLLSGSFLLDPKSTPDARVLSSLFLVEFLLFLAASKDNRWITALLQEFGNGSKDVLEDIGRIHREILWQIALLEDTKFEKNEDVSDGAADVSQPSESEEQRLDSFRQFLDPLMRRRMSGWSFESQFFDLINLYRDLTHASGTHGPSEPRSGAGQRSTPSGTSDMIRSLSIHITHLFQELGKAMLLPSRRRDDLETVTPSRSVASTFAAITLDHMDFEGHMASWSAKCRYLGKVVDFIDGILLEKSDSCNPILLNCLYSRGVIKSVMTTFEATSELLFTVNKTPASPMETDDGVLKQTDTEEPVHSWINDSLANYGKLMDHLVTSSFILSSSAKQLLTQPLVNGGSIHLPQDPEVFVRVLQSMILKTVLPLWTHPQFTDCNDDFIATVISIIRHVFSGVEVKNVSNGGSHPTAPLSETSISTIVEMGFSRSRAEEALRQIGSNSVELAMEWLFSHPEQVPEDNELARALAMSLGNNSSNAKESVANETNQQIEEETVQLPPVDELLSTCKKLLQVKDSLAFSVRDLLFMICSQDDGQYRSNVVTFIVDQIADNGKNTMMISSLFHVLALLLKDDNDLREVASKSGLVKVAADLLSDWNSENENIQTVPKWVTPAFLAVDRLAHVDQKLNADIISELLKKDAVVIDEEKQNKVQPDIGLIDIEDQKRLVEISCHYLKNHLPAETIHAVLQLCSTLTRDHSVAVSFLNAGGLPLLLSLPANSLFVGFDNVAATIIRHILEDPQTLQQAMESEIKQSVVTAVNRQSSSRLTPHNFLLNLTSVISRDPVVFMRAAQSVCQIEMVGDRPYVILLKGKSKEKEKTETMADGKLPEANVKHVKAHRKPPLSFVNVIELLLDSVMNFVLPVKDEAVALSGDEASLTDMDIDSILNKGKGKEHENESGGQELYASLAKLVFILKLLTDILLVYGPSVHVLLRRDGEITQKGHTSIRGGGVFHHILHQFLPYSRNSKKEKKTDVDWRHKLANRASQFLVAACVRSAEARKRVFVGINNVFTDFVNSSIVPQPPGNDIQAFVDLLSDVVAARSPTGSSISSEASVSFIDVGLIRSLTLILQVLDLDHPDSLKVAPGIVKVLEVVTKEHVHAAEKGDNTTKPLDHTENEQTENIGDISQSRETEPATDDMEHDQDNDVPPSEDDYMHETSGNTNGFDSVGIRFEIQPDSQESLDEDDDEMSGDEGDEGDEEEEEEEEEEEDGGNNDLEDEVHHHLPHLDTDQDDNEIDEDEFDEDMIEEEDDEEDEEDGEGDGDGRVILGLSEEMNGINMLDHIEVFGRDNDDTFHMMPVEVFGSRRQGRTTSIYNLLGRSRETSAPAQHPLLIDPSSRPVSSRQAGNTRDRNLESTSSRLDSVFRSLRNGRRGHRSSMWADDLQTGGSNPSSIPSGLEDLLVSHLRPPTPVNPPDHDTGIEGHTQDETAGMVPEPTTENTGNSDPAVNESQTSIRHPQSDHNSAEGVSQENNENETTLGESHRSLDVEIGSANASLVNTTITSASGSLHSVPEVSENHSQEIEQGAAAADARIDPTFLDALPDELRAEVLSGQSGPVTQVLNTEHQNGGVNDIDPEFLAALPPDIRAEVLAQQQAQAVQRSQELEGQPVEMDTVSIIATFPSEIREEVLLTSSDDVLSNLTPALVAEANMLRERFRRHNRTLFGMFPRSRRGESSRGGEGSLDRVSGTITHRSTGSQPIETEGAPLVDTKDLKAMTRLLRVVQPLYKPQLQRLLLNLCAHVDTRSAMIKILMDLLVLDTRNPNSDLNASEPSYRLYACQSHLMYSRAQSFDGVPPLVSRRVLETLTFLARNHKFVAKLLLQFRIQTSDQARGKAVMIVQDDESEKHQYHDGVLAITLLLSLLKQPLYLRSIAHLEQLLNLLDVIIDNAERMQVSVPHGEPVAEESAQMSTLDGETNPNSKLSKIDDASKPSSSGVHTENESHTILLNLPQAELRLLCSLLANESLSDNAYALVADILKKLVAIAPLHCHLFITELAGSMKNLTKLAINELRVFGEMEKALINTSGSDGAAILRVIQALSSLVATLNQEKDNVALENEQSATLALVNDINADLEPLWMELSTCISKIESFTDTTPEVSSSSSINLTSRPSAFPPLPAGTQNILPHIESFFVTSEKLHFGHDSDDVNVPESHLKPLGTSVKVDEKNVAFVRFAEKHRKLLNGFIRQNPGLLEKSFSVMLKVPRFIDFDNKRSYFRSKIKHQHEPHHHSGLRISVRRAYILEDSYNQLRMRSTEELKGRLTVHFQGEEGIDGGGLTREWYQLLSRVIFDKGALLFTTVGNESTFQPNPNSVFQTEHISYFKFVGRVVGKALFDGQLLDVHFTRSFYKHMLGAKVTYHDIEAIDPGYFKNLKWMLENDISDVLDLTFSIDADEEKLILFEKAQVTDYELIPGGRNIRVTEENKHEYVNLIAEHRLTTAIRPQINAFLEGFNELIPRGNISIFHDKELELLISGLPDIDLDDMRANTEYSGYSAASPVIHWFWEVAQGLSKEDKARLLQFVTGTSKVPLEGFSALQGISGSQKFQIHKAYGSSDRLPSAHTCFNQLDLPEYPSKQHLEERLLLAIHEANEGFGFG, from the exons ATGGCTGCTACCCTAAGATCCAACTTGCCGTCGAGGTTACGCCACCTTCTATCCGCTGACGGAGGAGGAGGACTTGTTACTCCCAATTTTACACTCCACTCCGATACT CCTCTAAACGTAAAGACATTTATTGACACAGTGATTCAGTGTCCATTGCAAGACATAGCCATCCCTCTCTCAGCTTTCCGTTGGGAGTACAACAAG GGAATTTTTCATCATTGGAGGCCACTCTTCTTGCACTTTGATACATACTTCAAGACATATTTGTCTACTAGGAAGGATCTTTCCTTGGCAGATGATATtgtagaagaagaagatgataccccTTTCCCAAAGCAATCAGTCCTCCAAATTCTGCGTGTCATGCAAATCATCTTAGAGAATTGCCAAAACAAGAGCTCATTTACTGGCTTAGAG CATTTGAAGCTCTTGCTTGCATCAACTGATCCTGAGGTCCTCATTGCAACATTAGAGACTCTTTCATCATTAGTGAGAATAAATTCTTCAAAGCTTCATGCAACTGGGAAGCTTGTTGGATGTGGTTCTATAAACAGCTGTCTTTTGTCATTAGCACAAGGATGGGGGAGCAAGGAAGAAGGGTTGGGTTTATATTCATGTGTTGTTTCAAACGAAAAGACCCCAGACGATAGTCTTTCCTTATCTCCTTCTACTGATAGTGATAAATCTCAAAATCGCATGAGGTCGACTCTATATTTCGAGTTGCATGGCACACATACCCAAGATGTGGGTCCCTCCGCAAGTGTTATTCACATTCCAGATCTTCATACATGGAAGGAGGATGATCTGTTTATTATGAAGCAACTGGTGGAGAAGTACAACGTGGGTCCCGAACATCGGTTTTTGTTGCTGACTAGGATCAGGTATGCACACGCTTTCCGCTCACCCAGAATATCTAGGCTGTACAGCAAGATATGTCTTCTTGCCTTCAATGTTCTTGTTCAATCTGGTGATTCACATGATGAGCTCGTGTCTTTTTTTGCAAACGAACCTGAATATACAAACGAGCTAATCAGGCTTGTGAAATCTGAAGAAACCATATCTCCAACTATTCGTATGCTTGCAATTCACGCTCTTGGGTCTCAAGTAGCTGCCTATTCTTCATCTCATGAGCGGGCCCGCATTTTGAGTACAGGTGGAAGCCGTGTGATCTTTATTAATGTGCTGCAAAAGGAGATTTCATCGTTAAACAAGTCTACTGATCCACCGTCTATTGCATTCATTGAAGCACTCCTTCAATTTCACTTACTTCAAGTGATAACAACTTCAAGTCCTGGAAACATTATACGGGGTTCGGGAATGGTTTCAACTTTTTTACCCCTGTTAGATGACACCGAGCCCACGCACATGAATCTTGTCTGTTTGGCTGTGAAGACTCTACAAAAACTCATGGATTACAGCAATTCAGCAGTCACTCTTTTACAAGACTTAGGAGGAGTTGACCTTTTGACCAACCGACTGCATATAGAAGTTGTTAGAATGATTGATTCAATGAGAATTGGGGAGTCCTCAGACACAATTGATGATCATATTCATTCACAACACAGGCTTATTAGGGTTTTATTAAAGGCACTTAGTTCAGCTACTTACGCTTCAGCAAGTACTACAAGATCTCAGAATCCTCATGATATCTCCCTACCAGCAACTCTTTCAATGATCTTTAAAAACATGGATACATTTGGAGGTGATATATATTCATCAGCTGTGCAGGTTATGTGTGAGATGATTCACAAAGATCCTACATGCTATGCATCATTAGATGAAATTGGTCTTCCCAATGCCTTCTTATTATCAGTGACAGCTGGTGTTCTTCCTTCTTCCAAGTCTCTTGCATGTGTCCCGAATGGTCTCGGTGCGATTTGTCTCAATACAAAGGGGTTAGAGGTGGTAAAAGAAAAGTCATCATTGAGGTTTTTGGTTGACATTTTTACTGACGAGAAATATGTCCTTCCAATGAATGATGCTATCGTGCCTTTAGCAAATGCTGTTGAGGAACTTTTGCGTCATGTCTCTTCACTTAGAGTCACCGGTGTAGATTTGATTATTgaaattattaataaaattgCATCAATTGAGGACCGCAAAGGTGCAGAACAGTCGGGAAAAGTCGATGTGAGTAATGTTACGGATATGGATACTGAAGAGAAAGAAAAGTCAACCATGGAAGGAGATAGTAACGAGCCATTCATCCAATCATGCATTTTTCATGTGATGGTGTTAGTTCATAGAACAATGGAAAACGCTGAAACATGTCGGCTTTTTGTGGAAAAAAACGGTATCGACGCTTTATTGAAGCTTTTATTAAGACCAAGTATAACTCAGTCTTCTAAAGGGATGTCTATTGCTTTGCATAGCACAATGGTCTTCAAAAGTTTTACTCAGCATCATTCTGCTGCTTTGGCAAGTGCCTTTTGTTCCTCTTTAAGGCAGCATTTAAAGTCAACTCTAACCGGATTTGATCTTCTTTCCGGATCTTTTCTTTTGGATCCCAAATCCACCCCAGATGCAAGGGTTCTCTCTTCGCTTtttcttgttgaatttcttctgTTTTTAGCTGCCTCAAAAGACAATCGATGGATTACTGCATTGCTCCAAGAATTTGGAAACGGAAGCAAGGATGTTCTAGAAGATATCGGAAGAATTCATCGCGAGATTTTATGGCAGATTGCTTTACTCGAAGATACCAAGTTTGAAAAAAATGAGGATGTTAGTGACGGTGCTGCTGATGTGTCACAGCCTTCAGAATCTGAAGAACAAAGATTGGATTCTTTTAGGCAGTTTCTTGATCCGTTAATGAGAAGAAGAATGTCTGGATGGAGTTTTGAGTCACaattttttgatttgattaacCTGTATCGTGATCTCACCCATGCCTCTGGCACACATGGTCCATCAGAACCACGTAGTGGTGCTGGTCAACGGTCAACCCCTTCTGGAACTTCAGACATGATACGGTCACTATCTATACACATCACCCATTTGTTTCAAGAGCTAGGAAAAGCTATGCTGCTTCCTTCTAGAAGACGAGATGACTTGGAGACTGTAACTCCTTCAAGATCTGTGGCTTCTACATTTGCTGCCATCACACTTGATCATATGGATTTTGAAGGACACATGGCATCCTGGTCAGCAAAATGTCGTTACCTGGGGAAGGTTGTAGATTTTATTGATGGCATTCTACTAGAAAAGTCTGATTCTTGTAATCCCATCCTGTTAAATTGTTTGTATAGTCGTGGGGTTATTAAGTCAGTTATGACCACATTTGAAGCCACCAGTGAGTTACTTTTCACTGTCAACAAAACTCCTGCATCTCCAATGGAGACTGATGACGGAGTTTTAAAGCAAACAGACACAGAAGAACCGGTTCATTCATGGATTAATGATTCATTAGCCAACTATGGTAAACTTATGGATCACCTCGTGACTTCATCTTTTATTTTGTCGTCTTCTGCCAAACAATTGCTTACACAACCCCTTGTAAATGGAGGAAGCATTCATCTTCCACAGGATCCCGAGGTTTTTGTTAGGGTCCTACAATCTATGATCTTGAAAACCGTGCTTCCGTTATGGACTCATCCTCAGTTTACGGATTGTAATGATGATTTCATCGCTACTGTAATATCTATCATCCGTCATGTCTTTTCTGGGGTCGAAGTGAAAAATGTAAGCAATGGCGGGTCACATCCGACTGCTCCTTTGAGTGAAACGAGCATTTCGACAATAGTTGAAATGGGGTTTTCAAGATCTCGTGCAGAGGAGGCTTTGAGGCAAATTGGGTCAAACAGTGTTGAGTTGGCGATGGAATGGTTATTCTCACATCCTGAGCAAGTCCCAGAAGATAATGAACTTGCTCGTGCACTTGCTATGTCTCTTGGTAATAATTCATCTAATGCAAAAGAAAGCGTTGCAAATGAAACCAATCAACAGATTGAAGAGGAAACTGTGCAGTTGCCACCTGTTGATGAATTGTTATCCACATGTAAGAAGCTTCTACAAGTAAAGGATTCTTTAGCATTTTCAGTTCGCGACCTTCTTTTTATGATATGTTCACAGGATGATGGTCAATACAGATCAAATGTTGTAACGTTTATCGTTGACCAGATTGCTGACAATGGAAAGAATACGATGATGATATCTTCCCTCTTCCATGTTCTTGCTTTGCTTCTTAAAGATGATAATGACTTGAGGGAAGTTGCTTCCAAAAGTGGTCTGGTTAAAGTTGCTGCAGATCTTTTGTCGGATTGGAACTCTGAGAATGAAAATATACAAACTGTTCCTAAATGGGTGACACCAGCTTTTCTCGCTGTTGACCGCCTTGCTCATGTGGACCAAAAGCTGAATGCTGATATTATTTCAGAGCTATTAAAGAAAGATGCTGTTGTGATTGATGAAGAAAAACAAAATAAGGTTCAACCCGATATAGGGCTTATTGATATAGAAGATCAAAAGAGACTTGTTGAAATATCTTGTCATTATTTAAAGAATCACCTTCCTGCTGAAACAATTCATGCTGTTCTTCAACTATGTTCCACACTTACAAGAGATCATTCTGTTGCTGTTAGCTTCTTAAATGCTGGTGGTTTGCCTTTGCTGCTATCTTTGCCTGCAAATAGTCTGTTTGTTGGTTTTGATAATGTTGCGGCTACTATCATTCGCCATATTCTTGAAGACCCACAAACACTCCAACAAGCTATGGAATCTGAAATAAAACAGAGTGTTGTGACAGCTGTCAATCGACAATCCAGTAGCAGGCTCACACCCCATAACTTCCTCTTGAATTTGACTTCTGTTATTTCACGTGATCCTGTTGTTTTTATGCGGGCGGCCCAGTCTGTATGCCAAATTGAGATGGTTGGTGACAGACCATATGTTATATTGCTTAAAGGCAAgtccaaagaaaaagaaaaaacagAGACTATGGCTGATGGAAAACTTCCTGAGGCAAATGTGAAGCATGTTAAAGCTCATAGAAAACCGCCTCTGAGTTTTGTGAATGTAATTGAGCTGCTATTGGATTCAGTTATGAATTTTGTGCTACCTGTAAAAGATGAGGCTGTGGCATTGTCTGGAGACGAGGCATCATTAACTGATATGGACATCGATTCGATATTAAACAAGGGTAAGGGGAAGGAACATGAAAATGAAAGTGGTGGGCAGGAACTTTATGCCTCGCTAGCGAAACTTGTATTCATTCTCAAGCTTTTAACAGATATTCTCTTGGTGTATGGTCCATCAGTTCATGTTCTGCTTCGAAGAGATGGTGAAATTACTCAAAAGGGTCATACTAGTATTCGTGGAGGTGGAGTATTTCATCATATTCTTCATCAGTTTCTTCCTTATTCAAGAAATTCTAAAAAGGAGAAAAAGACAGATGTTGACTGGAGACATAAACTAGCAAACCGAGCTAGTCAGTTTTTGGTGGCTGCGTGTGTGCGTTCTGCAGAGGCAAGGAAGAGAGTTTTTGTGGGGATTAATAATGTTTTTACTGATTTTGTTAATTCTTCTATAGTTCCTCAACCACCAGGAAATGATATCCAGGCTTTTGTTGATTTGCTGAGTGATGTGGTGGCAGCCCGTTCACCAACAGGCTCTTCAATTTCAAGTGAAGCTTCGGTTTCGTTTATTGATGTTGGTCTGATAAGGTCACTTACGCTAATTTTGCAAGTGTTGGACCTGGACCATCCCGACTCACTTAAGGTGGCACCTGGGATTGTAAAGGTTCTAGAGGTGGTCACTAAAGAACATGTCCATGCCGCTGAGAAAGGTGATAATACAACAAAACCTCTAGATCATACAGAAAACGAACAAACAGAAAATATTGGTGATATATCTCAGTCTAGAGAAACTGAGCCTGCTACAGATGACATGGAACATGATCAGGATAATGATGTTCCTCCAAGTGAAGATGATTACATGCATGAAACTTCTGGTAACACAAATGGTTTTGATTCTGTGGGAATAAGATTTGAAATCCAACCTGATAGTCAAGAGAGTCTagatgaagacgatgatgaaATGTCAGGGGATGAAGGAGATGAaggagatgaagaagaagaagaggaagaagaagaagaagaagatggaggAAACAATGATCTTGAAGATGAAGTCCATCATCATTTGCCTCATCTTGACACAGATCAAGATGACAATGAAATTGATGAAGATGAATTTGATGAGGATATGAttgaggaagaagatgatgaggaggatgaggAGGATGGTGAAGGTGATGGTGATGGTAGAGTTATATTAGGACTGAGTGAGGAAATGAATGGGATTAACATGCTGGATCATATTGAGGTTTTTGGCAGAGATAATGATGACACATTCCACATGATGCCTGTTGAAGTTTTTGGTTCAAGACGTCAAGGTCGTACCACATCCATCTATAATCTTCTTGGGAGATCTCGTGAGACATCAGCTCCAGCTCAGCATCCACTTCTAATCGACCCTTCGTCACGTCCGGTTTCATCTCGACAAGCAG GCAACACTCGTGACAGAAATTTGGAGTCAACTTCATCACGTTTGGATTCGGTATTTAGATCTTTGAGAAATGGGCGCCGTGGACACCGTTCAAGCATGTGGGCTGATGACCTTCAAACGGGTGGATCAAACCCTTCCAGCATTCCTTCAGGTCTTGAAGATTTGTTGGTTTCTCATTTGAGACCTCCAACCCCTGTGAATCCGCCTGATCATGACACAGGAATAGAGGGTCATACACAAGATGAGACTGCTGGGATGGTACCTGAACCCACCACCGAGAACACTGGTAATAGTGACCCCGCAGTAAATGAATCTCAAACATCCATTAGACATCCTCAATCTGATCACAATTCTGCTGAAGGTGTGAGCCAAGAAAACAATGAAAATGAGACTACATTAGGAGAAAGTCATAGAAGCTTGGATGTGGAAATTGGAAGTGCAAATGCATCACTTGTGAATACAACTATAACATCAGCAAGCGGGTCCCTTCATAGTGTACCTGAGGTATCAGAAAACCATAGTCAAGAAATAGAGCAAGGTGCTGCAGCTGCTGATGCACGGATTGACCCTACATTCCTGGATGCACTTCCTGATGAATTGCGTGCTGAGGTTTTATCTGGTCAATCAGGTCCAGTGACACAAGTTTTAAATACTGAACATCAGAATGGTGGGGTCAATGACATTGACCCTGAATTCCTTGCCGCACTCCCGCCAGATATTCGAGCAGAAGTTTTAGCACAACAACAAGCACAAGCGGTACAACGGTCACAAGAATTGGAAGGTCAACCTGTGGAGATGGATACTGTCTCGATAATCGCTACATTTCCTTCAGAAATACGGGAAGAG GTTCTCTTAACGTCATCTGATGATGTTCTTTCCAATCTTACACCGGCGCTTGTTGCTGAGGCAAACATGTTGAGAGAGAGGTTCCGACGCCACAACCGGACACTTTTTGGTATGTTCCCTAGAAGTAGGAGGGGTGAATCTTCTAGAGGAGGTGAAGGAAGCCTGGATCGAGTTAGTGGGACCATTACTCATCGGTCAACAGGAAGTCAGCCCATTGAAACTGAAGGAGCTCCTTTAGTTGATACAAAAGATCTTAAAGCAATGACTCGTTTGCTTCGAGTAGTTCAG CCACTCTATAAACCTCAACTGCAGAGACTGCTCTTGAACCTATGTGCTCATGTTGACACCAGATCTGCTATGATAAAAATATTGATGGACCTTTTGGTTCTTGATACAAGAAATCCCAACAGTGATTTGAACGCTTCTGAGCCCTCCTATCGCCTTTATGCTTGCCAGAGTCATCTCATGTATTCTCGCGCTCAAAGTTTTGATG GTGTACCGCCATTGGTGTCACGTCGCGTTCTTGAAACACTAACATTTCTGGCCAGGAATCATAAATTTGTTGCAAAACTTTTGCTACAGTTTAGAATACAAACATCTGATCAGGCTCGTGGGAAAGCTGTTATGATTGTTCAAGATGATGAATCAGAAAAACATCAGTATCATGATGGTGTATTAGCCATAACATTGCTGTTAAGCCTCTTAAAGCAACCGCTTTATTTGAGAAGTATTGCACATCTTGAGCAG TTGCTAAACTTATTAGATGTCATCATTGATAATGCCGAACGTATGCAAGTGTCGGTTCCACATGGGGAACCTGTTGCTGAAGAATCTGCTCAAATGTCAACTTTAGATGGCGAAACAAATCCGAATAGTAAATTATCCAAGATTGATGATGCCTCTAAGCCCTCATCCTCTGGTGTTCATACCGAAAATGAATCTCATACTATTCTGCTAAATTTGCCACAAGCAGAACTCCGTCTTCTCTGCTCGTTGCTTGCAAATGAAAG TTTATCGGACAATGCTTACGCTCTTGTTGCTGATATATTGAAGAAGTTGGTCGCTATTGCTCCTCTTCACTGTCATTTGTTCATAACCGAGCTAGCTGGCTCTATGAAAAACTTGACTAAGTTAGCAATTAATGAACTACGCGTGTTTGGTGAAATGGAGAAAGCACTGATTAATACATCTGGTTCAGATGGAGCAGCAATCCTTAGGGTTATACAAGCGTTAAGCTCACTAGTTGCTACACTTAATCAAGAAAAAGACAACGTAGCTCTTGAAAACGAGCAATCTGCGACCCTTGCTTTAGTAAATGACATAAATGCTGATTTGGAGCCGTTATGGATGGAGTTGAGCACATGTATAAGCAAAATAGAGAGTTTTACTGACACTACCCCTGaagtatcttcttcatcatcaataAACTTAACATCAAGACCTAGTGCATTTCCACCACTGCCTGCTGGCACTCAGAATATCTTGCCGCACATAGAATCATTCTTTGTGACGAGTGAGAAGTTGCATTTCGGGCATGATTCTGATGATGTCAATGTTCCCGAGAGTCATTTGAAACCGTTAGGGACTTCTGTAAAAGTTGATGAAAAGAATGTTGCTTTTGTAAGATTTGCCGAGAAACACAGGAAGCTTCTTAATGGTTTTATCAGACAAAACCCGGGATTGCTTGAGAAGTCCTTCTCGGTTATGCTAAAGGTTCCTCGTTTTATCGATTTCGACAATAAACGCTCGTACTTCAGATCGAAAATTAAGCATCAACATGAGCCTCATCATCATAGTGGTTTGAGAATATCTGTTAGAAGAGCATATATACTTGAAGATTCATATAATCAGCTGCGAATGAGATCCACTGAAGAGTTGAAGGGTAGGCTGACTGTACATTTTCAAGGGGAAGAAGGTATTGATGGAGGTGGACTTACGAGGGAATGGTATCAGTTGTTATCGAGGGTAATTTTTGATAAGGGAGCTTTGCTTTTTACAACTGTTGGTAATGAGTCAACCTTTCAACCAAATCCAAATTCTGTTTTTCAGACAGAACACATCTCGTACTTCAAATTTGTTGGCAGAGTT GTTGGGAAAGCACTATTTGATGGGCAGTTGCTTGATGTTCATTTTACAAGATCTTTTTACAAGCATATGCTTGGGGCAAAAGTAACCTACCATGACATTGAAGCAATTGACCCAGGTTACTTCAAAAACTTGAAGTGGATGCTTGAG AATGATATTAGTGATGTTTTAGACCTAACATTTAGCATTGACGCCGATGAAGAGAAGCTAATCTTATTTGAGAAAGCACAA GTAACTGACTATGAACTGATCCCTGGTGGAAGAAATATTCGAGTTACAGAGGAAAACAAACATGAATATGTCAATCTCATTGCTGAGCATCGGTTAACAACTGCTATTCGCCCTCAGATAAACGCATTTTTGGAAGGTTTTAACGAGTTGATCCCTCGTGGTAATATATCCATCTTTCATGACAAGGAATTGGAATTGTTGATAAGCGGACTTCCAGATATCGACT TGGATGACATGAGGGCGAACACAGAGTATTCGGGGTACAGTGCTGCATCTCCTGTTATTCATTGGTTTTGGGAAGTTGCTCAAGGCTTAAGCAAAGAAGATAAGGCCCGTTTATTGCAATTTGTCACTGGCACCTCAAAG GTACCTTTAGAAGGGTTCAGTGCTTTGCAAGGTATATCTGGATCCCAGAAGTTTCAGATTCACAAGGCATACGGAAGCTCTGACCGTTTGCCTTCTGCTCATACATG TTTCAACCAGTTGGATCTACCTGAATATCCCTCTAAGCAACACCTGGAAGAGAGACTCCTGCTTGCAATTCAT